The Corvus hawaiiensis isolate bCorHaw1 chromosome 7, bCorHaw1.pri.cur, whole genome shotgun sequence genome contains a region encoding:
- the FKBP7 gene encoding peptidyl-prolyl cis-trans isomerase FKBP7 codes for MGRGLSLLLLPLALLAAPTRAEGGTAAAEEVQIEVLHLPEACSPKSKKGDLLNAHYDGFLASDGSKFYCSRTQNEGHPKWFVLGVGQVIKGLDIAMMNMCPGEKRKVTIPPSLAYGQQGYAQGKIPPNATLIFEIELYAVNKGPRSVEAFNQIDKDGDKKLSELEISQYLKEEFARDGKKRHPSAHDEILADIFKKNDHDGDGFISAKEYNVYQHDEL; via the exons ATGGGCCGTGGGCTaagcctgctcctgctgccgcTGGCGCTGCTGGCGGCCCCGACTCGGGCCGAGGGCGGCacggcggcggcggaggaggTTCAGATAGAGGTGCTGCACCTTCCCGAGGCCTGCAGCCCGAAGAGCAAGAAGGGCGACCTACTGAACGCGCACTATGACGGATTCCTGGCTAGCGACGGATCCAAGTTTTACTGCAG tcgGACACAAAATGAAGGTCATCCAAAATGGTTCGTTCTGGGCGTTGGACAAGTCATAAAAGGCTTAGATATTGCTATGATGAATATGTGTCCTGGAGAAAAACGGAAAGTGACAATTCCTCCATCATTAGCATACGGACAGCAAGGATACG CACAGGGCAAGATTCCACCCAATGCAACACTGATCTTTGAGATTGAACTTTATGCAGTAAATAAGGGACCTCGTAGTGTTGAAGCATTTAATCAAATAGACAAAGATGGTGACAAGAAACTCTCTGAACTTGAG aTAAGCCAGTATTTAAAGGAAGAATTTGCAAGAGATGGCAAAAAACGTCATCCCTCAGCCCATGATGAAATCTTAGCTgatatatttaagaaaaatgacCATGATGGAGATGGCTTCATATCAGCAAAGGAGTACAATGTCTACCAGCATGATGAACTCtaa
- the PLEKHA3 gene encoding pleckstrin homology domain-containing family A member 3 → MEGVLYKWTNYLAGWQPRWFVLDNGILSYYDSQDDVCKGSKGSIKMAVCEIKVHATDNTRMELIIPGEQHFYMKAVNAAERQRWLVALGSAKACLADTRTKKEKEISETNESLKTKMSELRLYCDLLMQQVHTIQEFVHHDETRSPPSIENMNEASSLLSATCNTFITTLEECVKIANAKFKPEMFQLPHPDPLVSPVSPSPIQMMKRSISHPGPCYSERINLSVKEPGSSLHRFSQRRRRTYSDTESYSDTLSEDSQRTAHCSRSAVNGDLVSSTIPEENKSVSKERSELEETLSSFSS, encoded by the exons ATGGAGGGGGTCCTGTACAAGTGGACCAACTATCTAGCGG GTTGGCAGCCTCGGTGGTTTGTTCTAGACAATGGGATATTGTCATACTATGATTCCCAAGATGATGTTTGCAAAGGCAGCAAAGGAAGTATAAAGATGGCTGTGTGTGAAATAAAAG TTCATGCAACAGACAACACAAGAATGGAGCTAATCATCCCAGGGGAGCAGCATTTCTATATGAAAGCAGTTAATGCAGCTGAAAGGCAAAGATGGCTGGTAGCACTGGGAAGTGCAAAAGCCTGTTTAGCGGAtaccagaacaaaaaaagaaaaag AAATAAGTGAGACCAATGAATCTCTTAAAACCAAAATGTCCGAACTTCGTCTCTACTGTGATCTTTTAATGCAGCAAGTTCATACAATACAAGAATTTGTTCACCATGATGAGACTCGCTCTCCTCCCAGCATTGAG aacatGAATGAAGCCTCTTCCTTACTTAGTGCCACATGTAATACATTTATCACAACACTTGAAGAATGTGTGAAGATCGCTAATGCCAAGTTTAAGCCAGAAATGTTCCAGCTGCCTCACCCCGATCCCTTGGTTTCTCCTGTGTCACCATCACCTATTCAAATG atgAAGCGTTCCATTAGCCACCCTGGTCCTTGCTATTCAGAAAg GATTAATCTCTCTGTAAAAGAACCAGGTTCATCTCTTCACCGATTTTCTCAGCGGCGCAGAAGAACATACTCAGATACAGAATCTTACAGTGATACACTTTCAGAAGATTCTCAGA GAACTGCTCATTGTTCTAGAAGTGCTGTCAACGGAGATCTGGTATCATCAACCattcctgaagaaaataaatcagtgtcAAAGGAAAGATCTGAACTGGAAGAGACTCTCTCatccttttcctcctga